In Lathyrus oleraceus cultivar Zhongwan6 chromosome 2, CAAS_Psat_ZW6_1.0, whole genome shotgun sequence, the DNA window TGGAACATGGAAACTTGAGGCATGTCCATATCTAAATTATACTTCTCTGTTGTTTTACCAATGTTTCAAATACTAACCGAATTAGATGGTTCAACCAATTGAACCTTGAACTGGCTTTTATTACGGTTCCATTATTTGACGGTTTGATAGTGGTTTGACTGGCTTTTATATTGTACACTGTATCTTGTGTGGTTTTTTCTTAACCATTTTGATTTGAACCCAATGCTCATTATCATGTGTATTGAATTCCTTCCAGTTGTATTACTTTTGTTGTCTCTTATTGATGCCTTTTTTCCTTCTGTGCATATAATGATCAGCCTTATCAACCTGGGTATACAGCCCCACCACCTCGCCCTAATCCTGAAGAAACCACTATTGAAATAGGGTAAGAAGATATACTTACATATATATTTAGAAATAGTTTTTGATTATGTTGCGTTAGTTCTATACCCGTTATTTACTTTAAATTAATCTAGAGGCTACAATGATTTATTTATCGTCATTTTGCAATTGTCTCCTTAATTTATGATGAACTTTCTTGCAGAGGAGGCTGGACATTATCTGGCTCACCCTTGGACTTGCGTGATCCTCGCCTATTGGCAATTGCAGAGGCAGAGCGTCAATTCCTGGATGCTGAATATGATGAGTATGCTGCTTCTAATGCCAGTGGAGCTGCTTTTTGTCGCTCAGCTGCTCTAATTGTAAGGCATTATTTATCTTGCATTCCACTTTACTAAACTGTAGAATTTGGTTATTTTTATCAAATTAGTTAATTGCACTTGCTAAGAGCCCTGGTGCTTCACTGCATTTGCTCGGTGTTTGTATTGACTACATTAGTATGCTAGCCAGTGGACATGATTTTAAGCCCAATCCTTTTTATTTGATACAGTTGATGGCCCTTTTACTTCTGCGGCATGCACTCTCTGTAACAGATGGTGATTCTTCTGATGATGATCCATCCAATTTTTTCTCTGTAAGTGATTCAAGTCTGTTGTTTATAATTGTTCTCATGCCTATGTCTACTGTTGTGTTGATTTCAAATGTGACGGGGAGCCAACCTAATAAGCCTACCATCTTCTGCAGCTTTTCTTGCTTCGAGCTGCTGGATTTCTTTTACCTTGCTATATCATGGCTTGGGCAATCAGTATTCTGCAACGGAGGCGACAAAGACAAGTCAGTATCCATGACTAAATTTTGTTACTGTTTTGTGTAGTATGGCCGTTGGTTTTGTTTTGAAACTATGCTATATTCTGTGATTTTCTTActgtttttttttgtattttgaacAGGAGGCAGCAGCACTAGCGGCAACCCAAGTTGCGTTTGTTCTAAATTCTGGGCAGCGAAGAGGTCTACAATTTGCGATAGCACCAGTTCCTACAGTACAGCAGGAACAAGTGTAGtatgtaattttttttttacGTGAGACGCCGTGGCATGTATGCCATATTTTGTTAATCTTGATTTTCACAGCTCTAATATATGTACATATACCAGCGACGGTAAAACTGCATGAATTCGTAATTATCCATTCAATTTATCGATCTGTGAATGTATGAATCTATCTGGTTATAATAAGTAGAGCTTTATATGTAAAATAAAATGATGATCAAGGCTTTGTGTCATTTCCGTTCTATCGAGTATTATTCGGATGATACATTTGGTGTATCTATAAACAAAGGCAGTAGAAAATGTTAGTATTGGAAAAGTTTTTGGGATTAATTACTATGCACGGTTAGGGTAAAATGATTTATATCGTTGATTCATCATTatcatccgtttgtattattttatagattttcaaaataaaagttaaatttatttcaatattCAACAGATAGGATAAAGTGACGGTATAAAAtccttttatatttttaatatatttcaattaaattcaaaGTTTTTAATTCTTTTTTGGAAAATAGTAGTATTAAATCCGTTTACCTTGTTAAATGTGGTAGTTGTAGAAAATGTTCCGGAACTACGCAAATACCTTATTCTCAAATCTTTCAAAGTATTGTTAATTTGTTAAATTATTTTTTGAGCATTTCATTTGAGTATGATAATATTTGATCCGTTGttaagttttttttaaataaaatatttcaATTTTAAATGAATATTTATGTACTTTTAAAAGATATTAAATTATTTGGGGTGAGTAAGATGAATTTTTTACCAAAATAATCtgtttttaaattatttttttcaaaatattttttttttaaaaaaataatccAAACTATCCCACTTTTAGGAAAAGACGTCAATCCAATTGGTGTCTCCTCTTAAAAATAGAGTGAAGGtgtcaattggattggctagggtACATGGTGCAGTCAATTCAATTGACGTCCATGTGTATTTTTTCAaaggaggcgtcaattggattgacacctcagtgtattttgtatttttttttgttataaataaAGGTGTtgtgttaatcattttttcacatctcatttcatcattttgcaatcacatttggtgttcgtcgccgttatggaaaagtgatttatgcgagagacaaaaCTCAGATGTcgatgctcttctggaacatcactactttcgatcaactgaagagggagctggttcgttggttagattggaaaataccagaaggaaaaaaaattagaagt includes these proteins:
- the LOC127119516 gene encoding uncharacterized protein LOC127119516; the protein is MSDHLVLFVDQLARPVPVDPVEQPAQLPSEPSPSPVAADADAASGSSGSVSPVDQEGDDRGEEEPLIQTVECRICQEEDSVSNLETPCACRGSLKYAHRKCVQHWCNEKGDITCEICHQPYQPGYTAPPPRPNPEETTIEIGGGWTLSGSPLDLRDPRLLAIAEAERQFLDAEYDEYAASNASGAAFCRSAALILMALLLLRHALSVTDGDSSDDDPSNFFSLFLLRAAGFLLPCYIMAWAISILQRRRQRQEAAALAATQVAFVLNSGQRRGLQFAIAPVPTVQQEQV